From Microbacterium sp. YJN-G, a single genomic window includes:
- a CDS encoding dihydrofolate reductase family protein, with translation MSDSTIDRVWPEPADDLDDAALLAQTAFPAGRVWLRANFVASVDGAATRGGLSGGLGDAADRRLFGLLRRPADVVLVGAGTLRDERYEGLRVDDASVAWRRDAGMPPHPVLATVSRELDLDPASAVFADAPVRPIVYTVASAPAARRTALEEVADVVVIGEEDADPARLRDDLAVRGLRRIHSEGGPHLFGSLLAAGAVDALHITLAPTVERGQADRIAQGVAVPTRARLASVLRAGDELLLHYLL, from the coding sequence ATGTCTGACTCCACGATCGACCGCGTCTGGCCCGAGCCGGCCGACGACCTCGACGACGCCGCCCTGCTCGCCCAGACCGCGTTCCCCGCAGGGCGCGTGTGGCTGCGGGCCAACTTCGTAGCCAGCGTCGACGGCGCGGCGACCCGAGGCGGGCTCTCCGGTGGGCTCGGCGATGCCGCCGACAGGCGGCTGTTCGGCCTGCTGCGCCGCCCCGCCGACGTCGTGCTCGTCGGCGCGGGAACCCTGCGCGACGAACGGTACGAGGGCCTGCGGGTCGACGATGCGTCGGTCGCCTGGCGGAGGGATGCCGGGATGCCGCCGCATCCGGTGCTCGCGACCGTCAGTCGCGAGCTGGATCTCGACCCCGCCTCGGCGGTGTTCGCGGATGCTCCCGTGCGGCCCATCGTCTACACGGTCGCGTCCGCCCCCGCCGCGCGACGGACGGCGCTCGAGGAGGTCGCCGACGTCGTCGTCATCGGCGAGGAGGACGCCGACCCCGCCCGCCTGCGCGACGATCTGGCGGTGCGCGGGCTGCGCCGCATCCACTCCGAGGGCGGCCCGCACCTGTTCGGATCCCTGCTCGCGGCAGGCGCCGTCGACGCGCTGCACATCACGCTCGCCCCCACGGTCGAGCGAGGGCAGGCAGACCGGATCGCGCAGGGCGTCGCGGTGCCCACGCGGGCGCGGCTGGCGTCCGTGCTCCGCGCGGGCGACGAGCTGCTGCTGCACTATCTGCTCTGA
- a CDS encoding FUSC family protein, whose protein sequence is MSRTRTMTALRAGSARALRAVGGSLRAAVLPGRLLFAVKTAAAVGIAWLLGSLLPGETDRYSYYAPLGALVSMYPTLMSSVRSSLQTLLGLAVGVGIAAVVVLTVGPSLWSTVVAVAVGTLISGTGWFGIGREYIPMAALFVLIIGGTDAEDYSLGYVLQMAIGVVVGLGVNLLIPPAPLVSEAVERIDAFQHRLAEHLHDIADAVADAEPSDHGVWEQDAHSLAETSRTLRGALAEADESRRGNPRAWLRHTDTSREHARLELLAETAYQIRDISGSLSDSILERPSGLPLDAGIVEPLSDACRAVAELLAADDDLPRHRQAATDAVQELLHAVHRRSIDTDAVTGPGVLTAMHLQRIVQLLEPDEDDEDDDDAAEGSDEAQSR, encoded by the coding sequence ATGTCCCGCACACGGACGATGACGGCGTTGCGCGCCGGTTCGGCGCGGGCGCTGCGCGCGGTCGGCGGATCGTTGCGCGCGGCGGTGCTGCCCGGGCGACTGCTGTTCGCCGTCAAGACCGCGGCGGCCGTCGGCATCGCGTGGCTGCTCGGATCGCTGCTGCCCGGCGAGACCGACCGGTACTCGTACTACGCGCCACTGGGCGCACTGGTCAGCATGTACCCGACGCTCATGTCATCGGTGCGATCGAGCCTGCAGACCCTGCTCGGACTCGCCGTCGGCGTGGGGATCGCAGCCGTCGTCGTGCTCACGGTCGGCCCGAGCCTGTGGTCGACGGTCGTCGCGGTGGCCGTCGGCACCCTCATCTCGGGCACCGGCTGGTTCGGCATCGGCCGCGAGTACATCCCGATGGCGGCCCTGTTCGTGCTGATCATCGGCGGGACCGATGCCGAGGACTACTCGCTCGGCTACGTGCTGCAGATGGCGATCGGCGTCGTGGTGGGCCTGGGCGTGAACCTGCTGATCCCGCCCGCCCCGCTGGTGTCGGAGGCCGTCGAGCGCATCGATGCGTTCCAGCACCGGCTGGCGGAGCACCTGCACGACATCGCGGATGCCGTGGCCGACGCCGAACCGTCCGATCACGGCGTGTGGGAGCAGGACGCGCACTCGCTCGCCGAGACCAGCCGCACGCTGCGCGGCGCGCTGGCCGAGGCCGATGAGAGCCGGCGCGGCAACCCGCGCGCCTGGCTGCGGCACACCGACACGAGCCGGGAGCATGCGCGCCTGGAGCTGCTCGCCGAGACGGCGTACCAGATCCGCGACATCTCGGGCAGCCTGAGCGACAGCATCCTCGAGCGACCTTCGGGCCTGCCGCTGGATGCCGGGATCGTCGAGCCGCTGTCGGATGCGTGCCGGGCGGTAGCCGAGCTGCTCGCCGCCGACGACGACCTGCCCCGCCACCGCCAAGCGGCGACGGATGCCGTGCAGGAGCTGCTGCACGCCGTGCACCGGCGCTCGATCGACACGGATGCCGTGACCGGCCCCGGTGTGCTCACGGCAATGCACCTGCAGCGGATCGTGCAGCTGCTCGAACCGGATGAAGACGACGAGGACGACGACGATGCCGCCGAGGGTTCGGACGAGGCTCAGAGCAGATAG